The nucleotide sequence CTTGAGCCAAGAGACCACCCCTGTTCTTTCCGTTTGTTCTAATAGTATATGCCAAATGGATGATTATTTCATTCCATAAGCAAACATAGGATGAGGTGGAGAGGGTATGACTACCTATATTTCGCTTCTTTTATGATACAATTAATTTAAAGAGGATGTTCAAAAAGTCCGGTAAAGAAAACTTGGTGAAACCAAGCCGTAGGCGCAGCTTGAACCATAGTTGCCCTTATACTATCATCCATCGATAACTTATATAATGATAGTGTAATAATTACTTTGAACTTCATTGCGCTTTTTATCCTCCTTTTTGAACACACACTTAAAGAGATAGGACAATTTCAATATTGCAGGTGGTGGAAACGAATGAATTGGGAAGTGTTTCTAGCTCCCTATGCTCAAGTAGTAGAAGAGTTAAAAGTGAAGCTTAAAGGGATGAGAGCTCAGTTTGAATATGAATCAAGACATTCGCCAATTGAGTTTATAACAGGGAGAGTAAAACCAGTTCTGAGCATCGAGGAAAAAGCACGGAAAAAAGGGATTGCGGAAGATAGGCTGGAAGAAGAAATCCAGGATATTGCAGGACTTCGAGTGGTCTGCCAATTCGTGGATGATATATACACAGTTGTGAATATGCTTCGGTCAAGAAAAGATTTTTTTATAGTGGAAGAAAAAGATTACATAGTAGAAAAAAAGGATAGTGGCTATCGATCTTATCACATGATTATTAAATATCCAGTAGAAACTATTCATGGAGAAAAACGAATAGTAGCGGAAATACAGATTAGAACATTAGCTATGAACTTTTGGGCGACGAATGAACATTCGCTAAATTATAAATACGATGGACAAATTCCTGGCAAAATAAAAACAAGATTAAAACGAGCTGCAGAAGCTGCGTTTAAATTAGATGAAGAAATGTCGAATATAAAAGAAGAAGTGCAAGAGGCACACCGTTTATTCTATGAGTATAAACGTAAGCATTAGTTAGGGAGGGCTAGGGAAGTGAAGTTTTCGATAATCTCTAAAGGGGATCAAAAGTCAGAAGATATAAAAGATATGGTGAAGCAACACCTTATTGAGTTTGATTTACTTTACGATGAAGAAGAGCCAGACCTTGTTCTGTCTGTTGGGGGAGATGGAACATTCTTAGAGGCTTTTCACCGCTACCAATATCGACTAGAAGAAACCGCATTTCTTGGTCTCCATACGGGGCATTTAGGCTTTTATGCGGATTGGGTACCAGAAGAAGTAGAAAAGCTAATTATCGAGATTGCCAAAACTCCATATCAAGTGATCGAATATCCTTTACTGGATGTCACCATTCGGCCAAAAACAGGGGACGAAGTGCACCATTTTCTTGCATTAAATGAATGCTCGGTCAAAACAGCGGAAGGTTCTGTTGTGCTTGATGTCTTGATTAAAGGAGAGCATTTTGAACGGTTCCGTGGAGACGGTTTATGCATTTCTACACCATCGGGGAGTACAGCTTATAACAAAGCATTAGGTGGTGGGATAATCCATCCATCGTTACCGTCCATTCAGATAACGGAGATGGCATCGATTAACAATCGCGTATTCCGTACAATCGGATCGCCTTTGATTCTTCCTGATCATCATACGTGTGAGCTGTATCCCATTCATGATAAAAGTTTTCTTATTACGATTGATCATTATACAAAGAATTATAGCAATGTGGAAGCTATTGAATGTAAGGTAGCGAGTGAAAAGATTCGCTTTGCTCGGTTCCGTCCATTTCCATTTTGGAAGAGGGTACGAGATTCGTTTGTTTCCGATGAATCCTAGAAAGGTGATTATAGGTGAAGTGGTCCATTACAAAAGAGCATGACTCCATGCTAGTACGAGATTTTTTACATCAGGTGTGCGGATTGTCTCGCCGTATTATAAAGGTTTTAAAATTTCAAGGAGGATCCATTCTGGTGGATGGTGCACATAAAGATGTTCGCCATAAACTCCAAGAAGGGGAAACCATCCAAATTATTTTCCCTCCAGAAGCACGCGGACCTGCGATGGTCGCAGAGCGCTTGCCAATAGAAATCGTGTACGAGGATGAGGATGTTCTCGTCATCAATAAACCAGCTGGAATTGCGACGATCCCATCGGTTAATCACACGAGTGGAACCATCGCTAACCGCTTATTAGGATATTACGATGAACAAAACCTACAATATACGGTTCATATCGTGACGCGACTAGATAGAGATACTAGCGGACTCCTGTTAGTCGCCAAGCATCGTCTCAGCCATTCTATTTTGTCTAGAGATCAAAAATTAGGGGCTGTAAATAGAAGCTATTATGCTATCGTGGAAGGGCAATTACAGGAAAGACAGTCCACCATTGATTTACCAATTGGTCGAAAAGAAGATTCAATTATTCAGCGAGCTGTCTTACCGGATGGACAACAAGCGATTACCCATTACGAGGTGGAACAAGAGATGGCGGATGAGACACTAGTATCCGTGCGCTTACAAACCGGAAGAACCCATCAAATAAGAGTGCATTTTTCGCATCTAGGTCACCCTTTGCTTGGGGATGATTTATATGGTGGAGACCTAACAAAAATGAAAAGACAGGCCTTGCATTGTAAATCACTCGCATTTAACCAGCCTTTTTCGGGAGAGAGAATTACATTGGGGTGTGACATGCCTGGAGATATGGCGAGTCTGTTGAAAGAAAAAGTTTTTGATCATAAGTAGTTTGTTTTTGATGAAGAAAAATGGAATGAACCGATGAAATAGCATACCAAATTACATAAGATTGGTATGCTATTTTTTGGTGAATAACAATCGGTGTAGTATCAAACAATAAGGTACTATATGTCCACAAAAATAGGCAATATAAGCAAGCCAGCAGTTTTTCTGTATTTAACTGCCACCAAGGCACTGGCATTTTTGTTCCTATCCCTCATCATAGTAATTAAATTTTTCTTCCACAAAAGGTTGTTTGGATGGCACGGATACAAGGGACTCTTCCGGAAGACGAAAGGCAGTCAGGGCGTTCCCGAATACACAGCCTGTATCTATATTAATGGTTTTGTTGACTACTCGGGGCTTGCGGACTGGTGTGTGACCGTACACAATCCAACGGTTTCCGGTATAATGTTGGGCCCAATCTCGGCGAACTGGTCTACCATCGCTATGGGACTCCCCTGTAATATCTCCATAAAGGACGAAGGTTTGAACTTTTTTTCCAGACTGTCCGATTAACTTCTCACTAATTCCGGCATGGGCGACAACTGCTTGTACTTCCGGTAGCTCTAAATATAAAGGTGCCTTTTCATAAAGGGTTATAAAGTGATGACGAACCTCTTTTTGTCGCTTGGAATCCAGCTGCCTATATTCTGCAGTAGTTGTTTCTAAGCCATGCTGTTCTTTCACCTTGTTGCCAAGGAAGAAGCGATAAAGTTTATTGCAATGATTCCCGGGTACATATTTGGCCTTATTCGAAGCTACCATTTGATATACGAGATCAATGACACCGATGGAATCGGGACCGCGATCCGTTAAATCTCCTAAAAAGACAGGTATTCTCCCATCAGGATGAACAGGAATATCACCTTCCCATTTGTAGCCAAGCTCCTGAAATAGCTCCTTTAATTCCTCTAGACATCCATGTATGTCCCCAATAATATCTACCTTCAAAAGAATCCCTCCAAAATCTTTATAACAAAACAGGTGAAAAAGCCTCTTACTTAGCTTTTCCACCTGCTGTCTAATCAAACATATATTGTTTCGTTCGGGAGTGGATATTCAAGACGATTCCAATTGCCATTAAGTAGGTCAACGTTGAACTCCCACCATAGCTAATAAAAGGGAGTGGTAAACCGGTAATCGGAAGAAGTTGAATCGACATTCCGATGTTTTGGAAGATTTGAAACGTAAACATCCCGATGAAGCCTGTAATTAAATAGCTTCCGAATGGATCATTACTTTGTAATGCGATGTGAATTAATCGATAAATGAGTAAAAAGAAAAGGGTAACCAAGATACTGGAACCGAGAAATCCAAATTGTTCGGATATCGCGGTGAAAATCATATCAGTGTGCTGTTCGGGAATTTCAGTTACTTCAAACTCTCTAAATCCTTTCCCGGTAAGCTGGCCAGAGCCTATCGCCATCATGGCTAAAACGAGCTGATATCCCCCAGATTTTCCATATTTCTCAGGGTCAAGCCAGCCGTTAAAGCGGGCCTCAACGTGGTCAAAGCCACTTTTGTCCATGAAGGCATCTGTTTCTTCTGGGAAGTAAATAAATAATAATACAATGATACTTGCTACAATCGCTACGGACCCTAAAATGGAAGCAAGGATTCTCCATCGAATTCCGGATACGAGCACGATACAAGCGACAATCGCAGATAAAACGAGAAATCCTCCTAAATCGGGCTGGGTTGCCACTAATCCCATTGGCGGAAGCGAGATAAGCAATATTTTCGCAAGTAACCATAAATCACTTTTATTGGATTTATATTTCGTTTTCTCATTATGGTTTACAATGATATGGGCA is from Radiobacillus kanasensis and encodes:
- a CDS encoding GTP pyrophosphokinase, with the translated sequence MNWEVFLAPYAQVVEELKVKLKGMRAQFEYESRHSPIEFITGRVKPVLSIEEKARKKGIAEDRLEEEIQDIAGLRVVCQFVDDIYTVVNMLRSRKDFFIVEEKDYIVEKKDSGYRSYHMIIKYPVETIHGEKRIVAEIQIRTLAMNFWATNEHSLNYKYDGQIPGKIKTRLKRAAEAAFKLDEEMSNIKEEVQEAHRLFYEYKRKH
- a CDS encoding NAD kinase, with protein sequence MKFSIISKGDQKSEDIKDMVKQHLIEFDLLYDEEEPDLVLSVGGDGTFLEAFHRYQYRLEETAFLGLHTGHLGFYADWVPEEVEKLIIEIAKTPYQVIEYPLLDVTIRPKTGDEVHHFLALNECSVKTAEGSVVLDVLIKGEHFERFRGDGLCISTPSGSTAYNKALGGGIIHPSLPSIQITEMASINNRVFRTIGSPLILPDHHTCELYPIHDKSFLITIDHYTKNYSNVEAIECKVASEKIRFARFRPFPFWKRVRDSFVSDES
- a CDS encoding RluA family pseudouridine synthase; the protein is MKWSITKEHDSMLVRDFLHQVCGLSRRIIKVLKFQGGSILVDGAHKDVRHKLQEGETIQIIFPPEARGPAMVAERLPIEIVYEDEDVLVINKPAGIATIPSVNHTSGTIANRLLGYYDEQNLQYTVHIVTRLDRDTSGLLLVAKHRLSHSILSRDQKLGAVNRSYYAIVEGQLQERQSTIDLPIGRKEDSIIQRAVLPDGQQAITHYEVEQEMADETLVSVRLQTGRTHQIRVHFSHLGHPLLGDDLYGGDLTKMKRQALHCKSLAFNQPFSGERITLGCDMPGDMASLLKEKVFDHK
- the prpE gene encoding bis(5'-nucleosyl)-tetraphosphatase PrpE, yielding MKVDIIGDIHGCLEELKELFQELGYKWEGDIPVHPDGRIPVFLGDLTDRGPDSIGVIDLVYQMVASNKAKYVPGNHCNKLYRFFLGNKVKEQHGLETTTAEYRQLDSKRQKEVRHHFITLYEKAPLYLELPEVQAVVAHAGISEKLIGQSGKKVQTFVLYGDITGESHSDGRPVRRDWAQHYTGNRWIVYGHTPVRKPRVVNKTINIDTGCVFGNALTAFRLPEESLVSVPSKQPFVEEKFNYYDEG
- a CDS encoding FtsW/RodA/SpoVE family cell cycle protein, with translation MNSRNSNTPNIDYSLIFIIILLGIVSCFTIYSLQPTLDQNYFLKQVVWYIVGSMAIAVIMLVDYDRLRQITWYLYGIGMILLLMLFFNFPGPPFIKTVNGATSWMQIPVFGTMQPAEFMKVFLVIALAHIIVNHNEKTKYKSNKSDLWLLAKILLISLPPMGLVATQPDLGGFLVLSAIVACIVLVSGIRWRILASILGSVAIVASIIVLLFIYFPEETDAFMDKSGFDHVEARFNGWLDPEKYGKSGGYQLVLAMMAIGSGQLTGKGFREFEVTEIPEQHTDMIFTAISEQFGFLGSSILVTLFFLLIYRLIHIALQSNDPFGSYLITGFIGMFTFQIFQNIGMSIQLLPITGLPLPFISYGGSSTLTYLMAIGIVLNIHSRTKQYMFD